Below is a window of Luteolibacter rhizosphaerae DNA.
TAGCGACAGACGGGGGCTTGGCAATGATCCATGGCGGCGGGTTTTCTCCGGGTGTGACATGAGCCGGGGAAACGCCGGGGAAGCCCGGATCTTTCACAGATGACGCGGCGGGAATGCCGGGATTGCACGAAATTCCACCCTCTTTTGCACCCTCGCCATCGACAGCAAAGAGCCCCTCACCTTCACAGCGATGGGGCGGGAAGGGAGATTTCCCGGCAGCCCGGCAAGCATCCCATCAGCCCACCTTCCGCGCATGCTCACCGGAACAATCCGCACAGAGAACCGCTCCTTCGTGAACGCCCCCCTCCGAAGCGAGGACAATCTTACTCCCGCATCTGCCGCACTTGCTTCCCGCGATCTGCTTAAACTCCGGATCATCCGGGGGAACTCCAACCGCATCTTCTCTCCGGCCGATTACCTTCGATGGTGCGAAAAGGAATGCTATACCCATCAGCGAACCGAGAAGCGGAATAATCAGCAGAAAACCAAACCAGAGCGGCCAATCGCAATCCCTGAGCCGCGGCCAAATCACCAAGAGCAGCAAGATGGGTAGCGAGCACAATACCAAGCCGACTTCGACCTCCTCAAGAATCCGGTGCGTGGACCAGAAGCTGTGCACATACATGAGGACGGCATAAGGAAGTCTAGTGAGCCTGTAGCTGAACATGAGCAGGGGCGCTTCGAAACCACCATGATCCGATTGAGCGAAAGGACAAGAACTAGAAAGCACGGCCCCTTCCGGGGCCGTGCTCAGTGGAAACTGAATTGGCGGGAGATCAATCCATCGCCTTGATGATCGCGTCGCCGAACTCCGAGCACTTCACTTCCTTCGCGTCGTCCATGAGGCGGGCGAAGTCGTAGGTGACGGTCTTGGAGCCGATGGCGCCGTTCACGCCCTTGATGATGAGGTCGGCAGCCTCGGTCCAGCCGAGGTGGCGGAGCATCATTTCGCCGGAAAGAATCACGGAACCGGGGTTTACCTTGTCCAGGTTGGCATACTTCGGTGCGGTACCGTGAGTAGCCTCGAAGATCGCGTGGCCGGTGACGTAGTTGATGTTACCGCCGGGAGCGATGCCGATGCCGCCGACGCAGGCGGCGAGGGCGTCCGAGATGTAGTCGCCGTTCAGATTCAGCGTGGCCACCACGGAGTATTCCGCCGGGCGGGTGAGAATCTGCTGCAGGAAGGCGTCGGCGATGACGTCCTTGATGATGATGCCTGCGCCGCGCTTGCCTTCCGGGATCTTGCACCATGGGCCGCCGTCGAGTTCCACCGCGCCGTACTCCTTTTTGGCCAGCTCGTAGCCCCAGTCACGGAAGCCACCTTCGGTGAACTTCATGATGTTGCCCTTGTGGACGAGGGTCACGGAGTCCTTCCCTTCGGCGATCGCGTATTCGATCGCGGCTCGCACGAGGCGCTCGGTGCCTTCTTCCGATACCGGCTTCACACCGTAGCCGGCGGTTTCCGGGAAGCGGACCTTCTTGGCCAGCGCGGGATACTTCTCGCTCAGGAACGCGCCAAAGGCCTTCGCCTCATCGGTGCCGGCCTTGAATTCGATACCGGCGTAGATGTCCTCGGTATTCTCACGGAAGATCACCATGTCGGTGAGGTCCGGGCGCTTCACCGGGCTCGGCACACCTTCGAACCAACGCACCGGGCGCAAGCAGACATAGAGATCGAGAATCTGGCGCAGGGCCACGTTCAGCGAGCGAATGCCACCACCAACCGGAGTAGTCAGCGGGCCCTTGATGCCGACGAGGTATTCGTCGAAGGCCTTCAGGGTGTCGTCCGGGAGCCACGCCTTGCCGAGATCGGAGACCTTGTCCTTAAAGAGATCGTAGGACTTCTCGCCAGCCAACACTTCGAACCAGGAGATCTTGCGCTTGCCACCGTAGGCTTTCTCGACCGCGGCATCGAACACCTTCTGCGAGGCCTTCCAGATATCCGGGCCAGTGCCGTCACCTTCGATGAACGGAATGACGGGCTGATCCGGAACGTTGAGGATGCCATCCTTGATGGTGATCTTGTCTCCGGCGGGCGGGGTCAGGTGTTCGTAAGCCATGGTGTCTGAAAAATCCGGGCGGAGTGAACAAGGCCAATGGGGTGCCGTCAAAAGCAATCCAAGCCTGAGAGCCATGATCCCTTTGCCTGCTATCACCTGCGGATCGATTGTGAATAACTTGGGAAAAGGCTCCTAGCTCCCTGCCCTCCCACAAAGCAAGCCACGCGCCAGGAAAAAGTGGCCCGTGTCATGGGCTGGAAAATGCCGATCCGTGACAAGGACCGTCGGGAAACTCTTGTTCACCACGAAAAACTGTTGGGGAGCCGCGACAAAAGCACCCAATCGACTCACTCTTAATCACTTGAAATGTTACAAGAGCGTTACACACGGATTATACCCAAGTTATTCACAAGGTTTCACGGCTCTTTTTGAGGTGATTTCTTCGTGGTTCCGGCAGTTCTGCGGGGGCATTTCGGACGCCGATGCGGCCTCCAAGGCAGGATCCAGCCGATTGTGAATAACATGAGGATTACTCCCCGTGGCCGGAATCCTCAAAAAGAACGTCGCGACAAAGCCGCGCCGGTGCGGGCCGGTCCTCCGCCAGTGAGAATCCGCAGGACGCCTCCGATCACCTTTGCCACCACCACGAAGACCGCGACGAAACACGCCACAACCGCCAGCAGGACCACGGCGACAATCCCCAGCAAAACCCACAGTGGCCACCAGCGGCGATCAAAAGTCACCACCCGGCCACGCATCGAGCGCCAAGCATCTTCCGCCCGGCTTTGGGCGGATTGCCGGGGCTGCGGCGGCGGAGGCGCGGGGCTTCCGTCGATCTCCAGAACTTCGGCTTCGATGATATCGGGCACGGCGCTCATCCTCGCCGATCCTCCCGCCGGGGCAATTCGAAGTTTACCCGGAAGTTGGAAGCGGGTCCGCTTTGGGCATGACGCCCTGCAGCGCTCGCGCTATGTCCAAGACACTGGATATCCATGAAACGAGTCACCGGCATTGGCGGAGTCTTCATCAAGGCCAAGGACCCAGAGGCATTGGGGAGTCGGTACAAGCGACACCTCGGGATCGACATCAAAGAATGGGGCGGCTTCACCTTTCACTGGCACACGCCGGAGGAGCCTAATCCCCACGGAGCCACCGTGTGGGGTCTCTTCAAGGAGGACAGCAGCTACTTCGGAGCGGGCAGCGCGCCCTTCATGATCAACTACCGTGTCCACGATCTGGCATTTCTGTTAGACGCCCTGCGCCGCGAGGGCTGTGCGGTCGAGCCGAAAACCGAGGACTCGGAATACGGGAAATTCGGCTGGGTCACGGATCCGGAGGGGAACCGTGTGGAGCTATGGGAGCCGCCGCCGGGGCCTGCGGCGGATTGAACGATCAACCCTTGATCTCGAGCAGCATCTGCGGGTTGTTCGGGAATTTCTTCACGAAGTAGAGCAGGCGCTCCATTGCCTCCACCGGGCGGTGGCCCGAGAGGCCGCGGCGAATCAGGTGGATCTTGTGCAGCATATGCTCGGGCAGCAGCAACTCTTCGCGCCGCGTGCCGGATTTGAAGATGTCCACCGCAGGGTAGATGTAGTTCTCCGCGATCTTGCGATCCAAGACGAGCTCCATGTTACCGGTGCCCTTGAACTCTTGGAAGATCGCTTCATCCGCCCGGCTGTTCGTCTGGATCAGCGCCGTGGCGAGAATCGTCAGCGAGCCGGCCTCGCGGGTATTGCGCGCGGCGGCAAAGAGGCGACGCGGCACTTCCAGCGCACCCACCGTAATGCCACCGGTGCCGATGCCGCGGCCGTGCTGGCGGGCACCACCATTGTAGGCGCGGGCCAGACGCGTGATCGAATCCATCAGCAGGAAAACATGGCGACCGGACTCCACAAGACGCTTCGCACGCTCGATGCAAAGCTCCGCGATGCGGCAGTGGCTGCGGGCACCTTCGTCGTTCGAGCTGGCGTAGATCTCGGCACCCGGAAGGGTACGGCGGAACTCCGTCACTTCTTCCGGCCGTTCGTCCACGAGCAGGATCATCAGGTGCAGCGATTCATCGTGCAGCTCGCGCACGGCTTCCGCGATGTGCAGTAACAGAGTGGTCTTGCCCGAGCGCGGCGGTGAAACGATCAGGCCGCGCTGGCCGCGACCGACCGGTGCCATCAGGTCCAGTGTGCGCGTGGTGAAACGCTCCGGCGTGGTCTCGAAGCTGATCCGCTTGTTCGGGTTCACCGCCTTCAGTTCCTCGAAGGCCGGCAGCCGCTTGGCATCTTCCGGACTGAGATCGTTGATGGCGGTCAACTCGACCAGTTGCTGGCCCCGCGATCCATCTTGGGCGAGACCGTGAATCCATACACCGGGGCGCAGACCGTAGCGGCGCACCATCTCCGGCGAAACAAATACATCGTCGCGCGCTTGCTCAAAGTTCTTTGAAGGCACGCGCAGGAAGCCGAAGCCCTTCGGCGCGAGTTCCAGCATGCCGTTCACTTCGACCTTCGGGCCTGTAAATGCCGGTGCTTTCTCGACCGGCTCGGAACCACCTTGTCGCTCGGCACGTTCCTGACGATCACGACGGTCACCGCGCTCTTGGCGCTCCCCGCGGTCCTGGCGTTCGCCTTGGACTTCACCACCGCCGGAGCGACCTTCGCGTTCGCGCTCACGGCGGCGTTTGCGACGACGCTTGCGACGCTCGCGATTTGCCTCGGTGCGATCGCGGGATCCACCTTCCTGCGGCTGTCCCCCGCCTTGGTGGCGATTCTGCTCGCCGGGATTCTCACGAGGCTCACGGTTTTCACGAGGCCCACGCTCCTCCCGCTGGGCGACCCGTCCCCCGCCGGGCACGCGGCCGAAGGCAGTCGGACGATTCTCACCTAGAGTGGACTCCTGCGGGGCAGGCGCTTCCACCGGGGCGGAGGCCCCCTTCGCGGCGGGCTTCTCCTCGCGTGCTACGGGAGCGGCGGGCTCTGCGAGCGGGAAAGATTTCTCCTCGGAGGCCACCGCCTTCTTGCGAGCCGCCTTCTTGGCTGGCTTCGGTGTCGCCTCAACGGGCACGTCGAGCAACGGCAGCACGGCTTGAGTCGGCGCTTCCTCCGCGGCTTTCGCCTTCGCCACCTTTTTCGTAGCTGCCTTCTTTGCGACGGCTTTCTTCGCGACAGCCTTTTTGGCGGCTTTCTTCGCGGCCTTCTTCGCAGCGGGCTTCGGTTCGGAGGATGAGGTGTCCGCGGCGGATTCGTAGCCGGCGGTGTCCTGGGGCGTATTATGGCTCATTCAAAAAAGGGGCGGCGCCGGCGATAGGTTTGACCGGCAGGCTTATGAGTCGAGGGCGACGAGGACTTCCTCGGCCACTTCGAAATTGGTGAAAACATTCAGGGTGTCGTCGTAGGCATCCAGCAGGTCGTAGAGTTTCATGACCTGCCGTGCGATCTCGGGATCGGCGACGACGGAGGGATTCTGGGGGACGGAAACGAGCTTCTCGGAAGCGATGTGGAAACCCGCGCCGCGCAATTCCCCGGCCACGGCAGCCAGCTCGGTCGGGGAGGTGTAGACCACGTGCTCGCTTTCATCGCTCTGCACGTCATCCGCACCGGCGAGGATCCCGGCCTCCATCATGCGGTCCTCATCAATGCCGTCCGCTGCGATCCGGATCTCGCCTTTGCGGTCGAACTGGTAGGTCACGCTACCGGGGGTGGCGACGCTACCGCCATTCTTGGAAAAAATCGTGCGGATATCGGCCGCGGTACGGTTCAGGTTGTCGGTGGCGGCTTCGATCAGGAATGCCACACCGGCCGGGCCGTATCCTTCGTAAGTGACCTCCTGGATTACCTCGCCTCCGAGCTCGCCCAGACCCTTCTTGATCGCGCGGTCGATGTTGTCCTTCGGCATCGAGACGGCCTTGGCATTATCGACGGCGGCGCGGAGACGGGCATTCATGCCGACGTCGCCACCTCCGGCACGGGCTGCGAGCGCGATTTCATGGGCGCACTTGCTGAACACCCTGCCTTTGATGACATCGACGCGAGCCTTGATGTGCTTGACCTTCGACCACTTGTTGTGACCAGCCATTCGCTTGGGATGCGGGAAAACGGGGAAAGAGCGGGAGCAGGACGATGCGCGGCGGCGCGTGCCACTTCCCTGTTAGGAAAGACGTGAACGGATTTCGGGGTACGACGTGACCGGGTATGGGGAATCCTTGCCAGTTGCGAGACCGTCGCGGCAGGGGGTTCAAACCCGGGGGCGGCTGCAACATTCGCAACTGCCAACGTCCATTGGACAGAACGAAGTTTGCTCCTAGTTCCGCATTTGGCAACCCAAAATTTCCCTAGGGAAATGCGGGATTCCGCGCATCCCGGGGACAGATTTCTTTTTGAAAATCGATCCTTGGAGATACCTCCGGCCTAAAATTCCAATTTTACTTCGACGTCTCTTCCGCGACTTCTCCCAGGATCGCCAAGCGGCAGTTCGCGTGTTCCCACATCGGGCGCGAACCATGATCAAGCCCCTCGGCTTCGACCCTCTTCCACGAGAGTGCCCACGCTTTCGTCTCCGCCAATTGCCTGGCCTCCTCATGGCAATTCCTGCCGCGCTCGATGCGGGTCGGCCCCTGTCGCATCGCCCGCTTGCCGGTCGAGAGATCCTTGAGGCCCACATCGCCGGTACCGAGATACAGCGTCAACGGGGCCGCCAGGTAGCGCCGGAGCGCAGTGTCGGATGCTAACTCATCCGGCAAACCGCCGAAGCCATAAGGATAGGCCTGATCGCGGTCCGGAAAAATCAGCGAACCCGGATTCACGAGGACCATCCGCTTCGCCTCATTCGGATACAGCGCCGCCATACGCCCGAGGAACTGTGCACCGGCCGAGTGGCCCACGAGGTAGTATGGCAAGTCGCGCCCCTCACGCTCGAAGACCTGCGCGAGCAGCGGCGCGAGATAGTTGAAGGTCCATTGCGCCTTCGGTTGAAGCTTGCCTTTCCTCATCACTCCCCCCTCCTGATAGGCCTCGACATCAAAGCGTACGCGGTCGAACTCCGGCACGACGAGCAACATGCCAGCCTCGTGGCGAGCTCCCGCGCTCCATCGCGATAACCCTCCGCATTCCGGCTCGCACCGTGAAAGAGAACCAGCAGAGGGCCGCTGGCGTAATTCGCAGGTCGATGCCCGTAGACTTGGATCGGCAACCCGCCGTGCTGGCATTCGAACTGGAAGTCGCCTTCCTGAATCTTTTCCACCGCATGTGCCGGAGCCGGACCATCTCTCGCCACGGTTGGGAGAGCCGCAGCCAGCCATGCAGCGCCTATCGCGATGCCGCACAGGGGCTTGAACGCGTGAAGGGGCGAGGCAGCAGATGGACACTTCGGCATCCCCGTCTTACCCCGCAGCATCGCCGATCTATCAGATCATCATGCCAAGCCCACGGCCTTGCGCACGCGGTCGATCACCGGCGCGGCAGCAGCACGTGCCTTCTCAGCGCCCTGTGCCAAGACCTGATCGACGAAGCCTGGATCTGCCAGCAACTCGGCACGCCGCACGCGCATGGGCTCGAAGCGGGCTTCGTAGGCTTCCAGCAGGCGCTTCTTGAAGTCACCATAGCCGATACCGCCGCGGTCATAGTCGGCCTCCATCGCGGCCACTTGCTCGTCATTCGCCATCAGACGATAGAGTGCGAGCAGTGTGGAATTCTCCTTCGGCTTCGGTGCCTCGAGCGCCGTCGCGTCGGTCACGAGCTTCTTCATGATGAGCTTCTTCGCCTCGCCCTCTTCGGCGAAAAGCGGGAGCGTGTTGCCATAGCTCTTGCTCATCTTCTGGCCATCGAGTCCGGGCACCACGGCAGTCGCCTCGCGGATCATCGGTTCCGGCACCACCAGGGTTCCTTCGCCATAGGCTTCGTTGATCTTGCCAGCCAGATCCCGCGTGATCTCCAGATGCTGCTTCTGGTCCTTGCCCACCGGGACACAATTGGAATCGTAGAGCAGGATGTCCGCCGCCATCAGGATCGGATAGGCGAAGAGGCCGTGATGCGGGGAGAAGCCGTGGGCGATCTTGTCCTTGTAGGAGTGGGCCTTCTCAAGCTGGCTCACCGGGCAAACATTGGAGAGGATCCACGCCAACTCGTTCACCTCCGGCACCGCGCTCTGCAGGAAGAAGGTCGAGCGCTTCGGATCGAGTCCGGCCGCCAGGAAATCAATCGCGAGCTCGCGGGTGAAGCTGCGGAGCTCATCCGGATTCTTCACCGTCGTCATCGCGTGGTAGTTCGCAATGAAGTAGAAGGCCTCGCCCTCGTCTTGCAGGCGCACGGCAGGCTCCATCGCGCCGAAGTAGTTGCCGACGTGAAGTTTACCGCTGGGCTGCAGACCGGTCAAAATGCGCATGGGCGGGAAGATGGACAGGTCGGCGGGGGCTGGTCAAGGGAGGCCTAAGGCGGCCCCCGTTTGCTAGTTTTCAGTGTTCGGTTTTCAGGGAAAGGCAGTTGCGAAAGTCCGCCTGCGAACTGAACACTGAAAACTAGCAAACTCCTTTCGCGGATGGAAAGCTCCCGTCATGCAGCGTCTTGCCGGGTCCACCGTCCTTGTCACCGGAGCTTCCAGCGGTATCGGCCGGGCGCTGTCCGAAATGCTGATCGAGCAGGGAGCCTCGGTCCTCGGCGTCACCCGCCGACCGGCGGCCTTGCCTGCCGGGGTTGCTCCCATCGAGGCGGATTTGACCAAGCGGGAAGAAGTCCAGGAGGTATTTCATCGTCTCGGCCGCATCGATGCGCTCGTGAACTGCGCGGGGATCGCCTACCTCTCCCGCATCATCGATGGGAATGCCGCCGACTGGGAAGAGATGTGGCGCGTCAATGTCTTCGCCCTCACACTCTGCTGCCAGATGGCCCTGCGCCATTTCCCGCGTGAGGGCGGAAGGATTGTGAACGTCTCCTCGATGAGTGGTCATCGCGTCCCGCCCACAGGTGGCTTCTACGCCCCCACCAAGTTCGCGGTTAGAGCGGTGACCGATGCCTTGCGCCTCGAACTGAAGGCGGCCGGCCTGCCGATCCAAGTCGCCTGCGTTTCTCCCGGTTTCGTCGATACTCCTTTGCTCGATCAGTACTTCCGCGGCCGCGAAGACGTGCTGAGGAAGACCAAGGAAAGTATGACGATGCTCACTCCGCAGGACGTCGCCTGTGCCATCCTCACCGTCTTGGATGCCCCGGCCCACGTGGAGATCGGCGACATTCTCCTCCGCAGCACGGATCAGCGGATGTGATGATGAACTTTGGGGAGGTCGCCGAGTTCCGCCGTTCCGAGCAAGCCACGGATTTCGCTCAGGCTTGGATCCGCGCACAAGAGGCGGGAGATCTCGCCAGCGAGTGGCACATGAACCTGCTTGGATGGTCCTCCGACAGTCCAGCGCATGTCTTGGGCATCGTGCTTAATCTGTTGGATCTCTCAGCTGAGAACGAGGCGATTAACGAGATTGTGGCCATTGGGCCGGCGGAATGGCTGGTAGAGCATTGTCCGGATGAATTCGCTATCCTTCTACGGGAGGCCATCCGCTCTCATCCCGGCTTTGCATTGGCGACCTCGTGGAAGCGTGCTCATTCGGAGCACCCGAAATGGAAGGCTCTCCACACCACTTGAGTCGGTACATCTCGCATGACGCGAGCAGCGCCAACTTGGGGCTTTCCATTTTCCGATCCGGCCTTAGCTCTCCCCCGTGCCCCGCAAGGCGGAAGCCCAGGATGACTGGCTGTTGCGGGCAATCGGACAGCCGGATTTCAAGCAGCGCCTGGCCCTCGCGGCCTCGGGTGCTGGAGGTGTCGTGTTCGATCACGCCGATGAGGCATCCCATGCTTGGCTCAGCGCCGTGGTGCTGAAGCACCTGATGGGCTCCGGCAAGCGCCGCTTCTGGCTCGTTTGTGAAGGCCCCCGCCAGCGCGAGCGCCTCGCTGCCGAACTCGAACTCTGGGGAATCGATGCCGCCGATCTGCCGGAGCCACCGGTCGAATTGGAAGGCGGCCAACTCGCCGATCCCGAGACTGCGGCCCAGCGTTTGGAGGTTCTGGACATGGCGGCCCAGCGCGAGGCCTGCGTGATTCTCTGCGGGCCTGAGGCTTTTGAGCATCCCGCCCCATCTCCCGCCGAGCTCGCCGGCAGCCGGATTTCGATCCGCCAAGGATCGGATGCCGATCCCC
It encodes the following:
- the icd gene encoding NADP-dependent isocitrate dehydrogenase produces the protein MAYEHLTPPAGDKITIKDGILNVPDQPVIPFIEGDGTGPDIWKASQKVFDAAVEKAYGGKRKISWFEVLAGEKSYDLFKDKVSDLGKAWLPDDTLKAFDEYLVGIKGPLTTPVGGGIRSLNVALRQILDLYVCLRPVRWFEGVPSPVKRPDLTDMVIFRENTEDIYAGIEFKAGTDEAKAFGAFLSEKYPALAKKVRFPETAGYGVKPVSEEGTERLVRAAIEYAIAEGKDSVTLVHKGNIMKFTEGGFRDWGYELAKKEYGAVELDGGPWCKIPEGKRGAGIIIKDVIADAFLQQILTRPAEYSVVATLNLNGDYISDALAACVGGIGIAPGGNINYVTGHAIFEATHGTAPKYANLDKVNPGSVILSGEMMLRHLGWTEAADLIIKGVNGAIGSKTVTYDFARLMDDAKEVKCSEFGDAIIKAMD
- a CDS encoding VOC family protein — translated: MKRVTGIGGVFIKAKDPEALGSRYKRHLGIDIKEWGGFTFHWHTPEEPNPHGATVWGLFKEDSSYFGAGSAPFMINYRVHDLAFLLDALRREGCAVEPKTEDSEYGKFGWVTDPEGNRVELWEPPPGPAAD
- the rho gene encoding transcription termination factor Rho, whose protein sequence is MSHNTPQDTAGYESAADTSSSEPKPAAKKAAKKAAKKAVAKKAVAKKAATKKVAKAKAAEEAPTQAVLPLLDVPVEATPKPAKKAARKKAVASEEKSFPLAEPAAPVAREEKPAAKGASAPVEAPAPQESTLGENRPTAFGRVPGGGRVAQREERGPRENREPRENPGEQNRHQGGGQPQEGGSRDRTEANRERRKRRRKRRREREREGRSGGGEVQGERQDRGERQERGDRRDRQERAERQGGSEPVEKAPAFTGPKVEVNGMLELAPKGFGFLRVPSKNFEQARDDVFVSPEMVRRYGLRPGVWIHGLAQDGSRGQQLVELTAINDLSPEDAKRLPAFEELKAVNPNKRISFETTPERFTTRTLDLMAPVGRGQRGLIVSPPRSGKTTLLLHIAEAVRELHDESLHLMILLVDERPEEVTEFRRTLPGAEIYASSNDEGARSHCRIAELCIERAKRLVESGRHVFLLMDSITRLARAYNGGARQHGRGIGTGGITVGALEVPRRLFAAARNTREAGSLTILATALIQTNSRADEAIFQEFKGTGNMELVLDRKIAENYIYPAVDIFKSGTRREELLLPEHMLHKIHLIRRGLSGHRPVEAMERLLYFVKKFPNNPQMLLEIKG
- a CDS encoding YebC/PmpR family DNA-binding transcriptional regulator, coding for MAGHNKWSKVKHIKARVDVIKGRVFSKCAHEIALAARAGGGDVGMNARLRAAVDNAKAVSMPKDNIDRAIKKGLGELGGEVIQEVTYEGYGPAGVAFLIEAATDNLNRTAADIRTIFSKNGGSVATPGSVTYQFDRKGEIRIAADGIDEDRMMEAGILAGADDVQSDESEHVVYTSPTELAAVAGELRGAGFHIASEKLVSVPQNPSVVADPEIARQVMKLYDLLDAYDDTLNVFTNFEVAEEVLVALDS
- a CDS encoding alpha/beta fold hydrolase, whose translation is MLLVVPEFDRVRFDVEAYQEGGVMRKGKLQPKAQWTFNYLAPLLAQVFEREGRDLPYYLVGHSAGAQFLGRMAALYPNEAKRMVLVNPGSLIFPDRDQAYPYGFGGLPDELASDTALRRYLAAPLTLYLGTGDVGLKDLSTGKRAMRQGPTRIERGRNCHEEARQLAETKAWALSWKRVEAEGLDHGSRPMWEHANCRLAILGEVAEETSK
- the trpS gene encoding tryptophan--tRNA ligase: MRILTGLQPSGKLHVGNYFGAMEPAVRLQDEGEAFYFIANYHAMTTVKNPDELRSFTRELAIDFLAAGLDPKRSTFFLQSAVPEVNELAWILSNVCPVSQLEKAHSYKDKIAHGFSPHHGLFAYPILMAADILLYDSNCVPVGKDQKQHLEITRDLAGKINEAYGEGTLVVPEPMIREATAVVPGLDGQKMSKSYGNTLPLFAEEGEAKKLIMKKLVTDATALEAPKPKENSTLLALYRLMANDEQVAAMEADYDRGGIGYGDFKKRLLEAYEARFEPMRVRRAELLADPGFVDQVLAQGAEKARAAAAPVIDRVRKAVGLA
- a CDS encoding SDR family oxidoreductase codes for the protein MQRLAGSTVLVTGASSGIGRALSEMLIEQGASVLGVTRRPAALPAGVAPIEADLTKREEVQEVFHRLGRIDALVNCAGIAYLSRIIDGNAADWEEMWRVNVFALTLCCQMALRHFPREGGRIVNVSSMSGHRVPPTGGFYAPTKFAVRAVTDALRLELKAAGLPIQVACVSPGFVDTPLLDQYFRGREDVLRKTKESMTMLTPQDVACAILTVLDAPAHVEIGDILLRSTDQRM